In Blastopirellula sediminis, the following proteins share a genomic window:
- a CDS encoding DUF1501 domain-containing protein, with translation MAIHRTCDGVRRRDVLKIGLMGGVGLSLSGYLQLSHAGQVADKNAKAGIFVDLTGGPTHLDTFDLKPDAPKEFRGEFNPIETNVPGMMISEHLPKLAKQADKFCILRGVSHTLAAHRLGSEYVNTGTRPIASLSYPSYGSVVAKELPAPSDLPPNVAIPRASHTSGFLGVKYAPLNTNSAPRAGAPYSVRGVSLSGGLTLEEVNRRQDLLTSLDRKFRGYESDDQLLEGLDQFSQQAHAIITSKKAREAFDVSKESPAFAKSFEADSFSMSCLLAIRLVEAGVRFVTITNGGWDTHQDAFARLKDRQLPPLDNGLAALYNGLAEKGLLDQTAVFVTGEFGRTPKINANGGRDHYPRCMTMLMAGGGVRGGQVIGESDEKGSAPADGHGITPDDVAASFYHALGIDHTKEYHTNTGRPITIVRDGHVIEKLFA, from the coding sequence ATGGCGATTCATCGAACTTGCGACGGGGTACGCCGCCGCGACGTGTTGAAAATCGGCCTGATGGGCGGAGTAGGACTCAGCTTGTCCGGCTACCTTCAGCTTTCGCACGCCGGCCAGGTAGCCGACAAGAATGCGAAGGCGGGCATCTTCGTCGACCTCACCGGCGGACCGACCCATCTCGATACGTTCGACTTGAAGCCTGACGCGCCGAAGGAATTCCGCGGCGAGTTCAACCCGATCGAAACGAACGTCCCCGGCATGATGATCAGCGAGCACTTGCCGAAGCTGGCCAAGCAAGCCGACAAGTTCTGCATCTTGCGGGGCGTGTCGCACACGTTGGCGGCCCATCGTCTCGGTTCGGAATACGTCAACACCGGCACGCGTCCGATCGCGTCGCTCTCCTATCCTTCGTACGGTTCGGTCGTCGCCAAAGAACTGCCGGCCCCATCCGACCTGCCGCCGAACGTCGCGATTCCTCGCGCGTCCCACACGTCAGGTTTTCTGGGAGTGAAGTACGCTCCGCTCAATACGAACTCGGCGCCAAGGGCAGGCGCACCTTACTCGGTGCGCGGCGTCAGTCTAAGCGGCGGTTTGACGCTCGAAGAAGTGAATCGACGTCAGGATTTGCTCACCTCGCTCGACCGCAAGTTCCGCGGCTACGAGTCGGACGACCAATTGCTGGAAGGGCTCGATCAGTTCAGCCAGCAAGCGCATGCGATCATCACCTCGAAGAAGGCCCGCGAAGCGTTTGACGTCAGCAAAGAGTCGCCGGCGTTCGCCAAGTCGTTTGAAGCCGACAGCTTCAGCATGAGCTGCCTCTTGGCGATTCGCCTGGTCGAAGCGGGCGTCCGCTTCGTCACGATCACCAACGGCGGTTGGGACACGCACCAGGACGCCTTCGCGCGGCTGAAAGATCGCCAACTGCCGCCGCTCGATAACGGTCTGGCCGCTCTGTACAACGGTCTGGCCGAGAAAGGCCTGCTCGATCAGACGGCGGTCTTCGTCACCGGCGAATTCGGCCGTACGCCGAAGATCAACGCCAACGGCGGTCGCGATCACTATCCGCGCTGCATGACCATGCTGATGGCCGGCGGCGGCGTTCGCGGCGGTCAGGTGATCGGCGAAAGCGATGAAAAAGGATCGGCCCCGGCCGACGGTCACGGCATCACGCCGGATGACGTCGCCGCTTCGTTCTATCATGCCCTCGGCATTGACCATACCAAGGAATATCACACCAACACCGGCCGCCCGATCACGATCGTGCGCGACGGTCACGTGATTGAAAAGCTGTTTGCGTAA
- a CDS encoding RNA polymerase sigma factor, whose amino-acid sequence MSKEDAAFQEAALDAAAVETYYRQHADRLQRFVWGVVRDAPTAADVVQATFVKFAALGGSVEPAARKSWLYQVAYREALAIRRRQATGRKVDERLQWLHEGWDSAAPDTELVRGELVDQVREAIDRLPDELKQVVHLRTYEERTFAEIAEQLQIPLGTALGRMRNALAKLKTTLAKLNQQTKREN is encoded by the coding sequence TTGAGCAAGGAAGACGCCGCATTCCAAGAGGCGGCGCTTGATGCTGCCGCCGTTGAGACGTACTACCGCCAGCATGCTGATCGATTGCAACGATTTGTCTGGGGCGTGGTGCGTGACGCGCCGACGGCGGCCGATGTGGTTCAAGCGACGTTCGTCAAATTCGCCGCGTTAGGCGGTTCGGTAGAGCCAGCTGCCCGCAAAAGCTGGCTCTACCAAGTCGCCTATCGAGAAGCCTTAGCGATTCGCCGCCGTCAGGCCACCGGCCGTAAAGTGGACGAGCGATTGCAATGGCTGCACGAAGGTTGGGACTCGGCGGCGCCAGATACCGAGCTGGTCCGCGGAGAACTGGTCGACCAGGTCCGTGAGGCGATTGACCGTCTGCCGGACGAACTGAAACAAGTCGTTCACCTCCGGACCTACGAGGAACGAACCTTCGCCGAAATCGCCGAACAGTTGCAGATCCCGTTGGGAACGGCGCTCGGACGGATGCGAAACGCCCTCGCCAAATTAAAAACGACCCTCGCGAAACTGAATCAGCAAACGAAACGCGAAAACTAA
- a CDS encoding anti-sigma factor family protein, producing the protein MNSIPEPDDFDLTALRYLTGELSPEETEAFEQLLADDVTACERLADVVELSAAMLTAPSAPDARTTRGGLAAAPKRSFSIWSAVLAASVLLALVGGLVTLMSSGDDAQTQLAQSWIDSSDAVDQMLEVDNLLVAEQPLAPQLDVLPLDDADDASWNTPPAWMLAAVELDQEDDLDREVGEDEVNQ; encoded by the coding sequence ATGAATTCAATTCCGGAACCTGACGACTTTGACCTCACCGCGCTGCGGTATCTGACCGGCGAGCTTTCGCCGGAGGAGACCGAAGCGTTTGAGCAGCTGTTAGCGGATGACGTCACCGCGTGCGAACGCCTGGCTGACGTCGTCGAGCTGTCCGCAGCGATGCTGACCGCCCCGAGTGCGCCGGATGCGCGGACGACGCGGGGCGGTCTCGCTGCGGCGCCCAAGCGTTCGTTCTCGATCTGGTCGGCCGTGCTGGCCGCGTCAGTTCTGTTGGCGTTGGTCGGCGGTCTGGTCACGCTCATGTCTTCTGGCGACGACGCCCAAACCCAACTCGCCCAATCGTGGATCGACTCGTCAGACGCCGTCGATCAAATGCTCGAAGTCGACAATCTGCTGGTTGCCGAGCAGCCCCTGGCGCCGCAATTAGACGTTCTTCCCTTGGATGACGCCGACGACGCCAGTTGGAATACTCCTCCTGCCTGGATGTTGGCCGCCGTTGAGCTGGACCAAGAGGATGATCTCGATCGTGAAGTTGGCGAAGACGAGGTGAATCAATGA
- a CDS encoding DUF1549 domain-containing protein, translating to MTHRLLAPLGLLAAWLCYFAASDVIAAELPTLDQRFADENVDEVPNFQRHVIPLMSRLGCNGRSCHGSFQGRGGFQLSLFGYDFQADHDAMMKGENPRINLADIDDSLVISKPTDEFTHEGGERYKLGSWEHRVFKNWIAAGAKFDKDEVAKLERLEVTPAEVLFGAEPQKVQLKAVAVWADGTREDVTPLCRYTTNDGEIAPVDGDGVISSGDKGDTHVIVAYDKAVISVPVLRPMTNLTGDNYPQVAAATKIDELVVSKLRKLGVTPSPVASDEEFLRRVNLDIAGTLPTPDEVRAFVADKDPQKRQAKINELLETPAYVAKWTTLLCDITGNNDEQLNNVSPVRLGPSQEWYDWIYRRVEQNMPYDELATGIIMARSREPGDSYREYCEEMSDLYRKNESYATRDTLTHYWARLNFRTPEDRAIGFAYAFMGIRIQCAQCHKHPFDVWSKQDFDDFKTFFTQARFTRQPRRTDASYEEYQALVKELDVQGKNGGEMRRDIAKKLTQGKTVPFPEVELLPTAAVFRQPQQRGKRNRDMPKPEMMANILGEEEVDLSKVEDIREPLMKWLGSESNPYFAKAIVNRVWSVYFNVGIVDPVDDLSLGNPPSNGPLLDYLAAGFVKSGYDMKWLHREIAGSDTYQRTWKPNDTNRMDYRNFSRAIPRRLPAEVAYDIVNQATANDKTLENYAATLEDRAMSIPGTSPQGKARNAQYALQVFGRSTRDSNCECDRSMEASLLQTVYLQNDADVLKRLTDNGGWVAELNNQINGNQDVDKQLERRVEQGRELIKEGQAKIARMQKNGTKQEAIEQAKKKLAAARSRLEVLERQLHRQKLPAAEKSTPTDIASLVDEAYLRTLSRLPDAEEKSIAERHFQKAANPVDGIRDLMWALVNTKEFIVNH from the coding sequence ATGACGCACCGCCTGCTTGCCCCACTTGGTCTGTTGGCCGCCTGGCTTTGCTACTTCGCCGCCAGCGATGTTATCGCCGCCGAATTGCCGACGCTGGATCAGCGCTTCGCTGACGAGAACGTCGACGAAGTCCCGAACTTCCAACGTCACGTCATTCCGTTGATGAGCCGCTTGGGCTGTAACGGCCGCTCTTGCCATGGTTCGTTCCAGGGACGGGGCGGTTTCCAGCTTTCGCTCTTCGGCTACGACTTCCAGGCCGACCATGACGCGATGATGAAGGGGGAGAACCCGCGGATCAATCTGGCCGACATCGACGACAGCCTGGTCATCTCGAAGCCGACTGACGAATTTACCCACGAAGGGGGCGAACGCTACAAGCTCGGTAGCTGGGAACATCGCGTCTTCAAGAATTGGATCGCCGCCGGCGCCAAGTTCGACAAAGACGAAGTCGCCAAGTTGGAACGTCTCGAAGTCACTCCGGCCGAAGTGTTGTTTGGCGCCGAGCCGCAAAAGGTTCAGCTGAAAGCGGTCGCCGTCTGGGCCGATGGGACTCGTGAAGACGTCACGCCTCTTTGCCGTTACACCACCAACGACGGCGAAATCGCCCCGGTCGATGGCGACGGCGTGATTAGCTCTGGCGACAAGGGTGACACGCACGTTATCGTCGCTTATGACAAAGCGGTGATCTCGGTTCCGGTCTTGCGACCGATGACCAACTTGACTGGCGACAACTATCCCCAGGTCGCCGCTGCGACCAAGATCGACGAACTGGTCGTCAGCAAACTTCGCAAGCTCGGCGTCACCCCGTCGCCGGTCGCGAGCGACGAAGAGTTCCTCCGTCGCGTCAATCTCGACATCGCCGGCACGCTGCCGACTCCGGACGAAGTTCGCGCGTTCGTCGCCGACAAAGATCCGCAGAAGCGTCAAGCCAAAATCAACGAACTGCTGGAAACGCCGGCCTACGTCGCCAAGTGGACGACGCTGCTGTGCGACATCACCGGCAACAATGACGAACAGCTGAACAACGTCTCGCCGGTTCGTTTGGGACCGAGCCAGGAATGGTACGACTGGATCTATCGACGCGTCGAGCAGAACATGCCGTACGACGAACTGGCGACCGGGATCATCATGGCCCGCAGTCGTGAACCGGGCGATTCGTACCGCGAATATTGCGAAGAGATGAGCGATCTCTATCGCAAGAATGAATCGTACGCGACACGTGATACGCTCACCCACTACTGGGCGCGTCTCAACTTCCGCACGCCGGAAGATCGCGCGATCGGTTTCGCCTACGCCTTCATGGGCATTCGCATCCAGTGCGCCCAATGCCACAAACACCCGTTCGACGTCTGGTCGAAGCAAGACTTCGACGACTTCAAGACCTTCTTCACCCAAGCTCGTTTCACGCGTCAACCGCGTCGAACCGACGCTTCCTACGAAGAGTACCAGGCCCTGGTGAAGGAGTTGGACGTTCAAGGGAAGAACGGCGGCGAAATGCGTCGCGACATCGCTAAGAAGCTGACCCAAGGGAAGACTGTTCCCTTCCCGGAAGTCGAACTGCTGCCGACCGCGGCGGTCTTTCGTCAGCCGCAGCAGCGGGGGAAGAGGAATCGCGACATGCCGAAGCCCGAAATGATGGCGAACATCCTCGGGGAAGAGGAAGTCGATCTGTCGAAGGTCGAAGATATTCGGGAGCCGCTGATGAAGTGGCTCGGTAGCGAATCGAATCCCTACTTCGCCAAAGCGATCGTCAATCGCGTCTGGTCCGTCTACTTCAACGTCGGGATCGTTGATCCGGTTGACGATTTGAGCCTTGGCAATCCGCCGTCGAACGGCCCGCTGCTCGACTACCTGGCGGCTGGTTTCGTGAAGAGCGGCTACGACATGAAGTGGCTCCATCGCGAAATCGCCGGTAGCGACACCTATCAGCGAACCTGGAAGCCGAACGACACCAATCGGATGGACTACCGCAACTTCAGCCGGGCGATTCCGCGTCGCTTACCGGCCGAAGTCGCGTACGACATCGTCAATCAGGCGACCGCCAACGATAAGACGCTCGAAAACTACGCGGCGACCTTGGAAGACCGCGCGATGTCGATTCCCGGCACCTCGCCGCAAGGCAAGGCTCGTAACGCCCAGTACGCTCTGCAAGTGTTTGGACGTTCGACCCGCGACAGCAACTGCGAATGCGATCGTTCGATGGAAGCGAGTCTGTTGCAGACCGTTTACCTGCAAAACGACGCCGACGTGCTGAAACGTTTGACCGACAACGGCGGCTGGGTTGCGGAACTGAATAACCAGATCAACGGCAATCAAGACGTCGACAAACAGTTGGAACGCCGCGTCGAGCAAGGACGCGAGCTGATCAAAGAAGGTCAAGCGAAGATCGCGCGTATGCAGAAGAACGGCACGAAGCAGGAGGCGATTGAGCAAGCCAAGAAGAAGTTGGCCGCCGCTCGCTCGCGTCTGGAAGTGCTCGAACGCCAACTGCATCGTCAGAAACTGCCGGCCGCCGAGAAATCGACGCCGACCGATATCGCATCGCTCGTGGACGAGGCCTACCTCCGTACGCTTAGCCGTTTGCCCGATGCGGAAGAAAAGTCGATCGCCGAGCGTCACTTCCAGAAAGCGGCCAATCCGGTCGACGGCATTCGCGATCTGATGTGGGCCTTGGTCAACACCAAAGAGTTCATCGTTAATCACTAA